Proteins found in one Sphingobium sp. V4 genomic segment:
- a CDS encoding S24 family peptidase gives MDDSQDARIALDRLIAERGENYADLSRLIGRNPAYIQQFIKRGTPRKLDENDRRVLARYFGVAEAMLGAAAVEAPPPPRVRALPSVVAVPRLALGASAGVGTLDEDERAAGVMAFDARWLRHLGVRPQHVSIIRVDGESMAPTLSDGDDIMVDHDDAAERLRDGVYVLRLDGVLMVKRIAIGPLRGRFSVVSDNPHYPDWADIDPALVDIVGRVVWTGRRLH, from the coding sequence ATGGATGACTCGCAGGACGCCCGGATCGCGCTTGATCGGCTGATCGCCGAACGGGGGGAAAATTATGCCGATCTCTCGCGGCTGATCGGCCGCAACCCGGCCTATATCCAGCAGTTCATCAAGCGCGGCACACCGCGCAAGCTGGACGAGAATGATCGGCGGGTGCTGGCGCGCTATTTCGGCGTGGCCGAAGCGATGCTGGGCGCCGCAGCGGTGGAGGCGCCGCCGCCACCGCGCGTGCGCGCGCTTCCCTCCGTGGTCGCCGTGCCCCGGCTGGCGCTGGGGGCATCGGCGGGCGTGGGCACATTGGACGAGGATGAACGGGCTGCGGGCGTGATGGCGTTCGATGCGCGCTGGCTTCGCCATCTTGGCGTGCGGCCGCAGCATGTGTCGATCATCCGGGTCGATGGCGAATCGATGGCGCCCACGCTGAGCGACGGCGATGACATCATGGTCGATCATGATGACGCCGCGGAACGGCTGCGCGACGGCGTCTATGTGCTGCGTCTCGACGGCGTGTTGATGGTCAAGCGCATCGCTATCGGGCCGCTGCGGGGGCGCTTCAGCGTCGTCAGCGACAATCCGCATTATCCCGACTGGGCCGATATCGACCCGGCCCTGGTCGATATTGTCGGGCGCGTGGTCTGGACCGGGCGACGCTTGCACTGA
- a CDS encoding XdhC family protein yields the protein MTDNGAVIRKAIEWRGAPMALATVISTWGSAPRPRGSHMLVHQDGRLEGSISGGCVETDVLQRAAEVIAGRPAHMQIYGVADGDAWEVGLPCGGEIAVLIQPVGEGGFAADLFDRIRTENARGRALALATDLESGVTREGMEEGRFVNRYDPPRRLLIVGAVQIAQSLVPLAQAIGVTPVVIDPRGRFLTEERFPGVELDDRWPDEAVAARLPGESTAIVTLSHDIKIDDPALVAALRAPTGYVAALGSRRSHAARLERLGAMGFSAEDLARIDGPAGLDIGAVGAAEIALSITAGMVAGFNVKR from the coding sequence TTGACCGACAATGGCGCGGTGATTCGCAAGGCGATCGAATGGCGCGGCGCGCCGATGGCGCTGGCGACCGTCATTTCCACCTGGGGATCGGCGCCGCGTCCCAGGGGCAGCCATATGCTGGTTCATCAGGATGGCCGGCTGGAAGGCAGTATTTCAGGCGGTTGCGTCGAAACGGACGTATTGCAGCGTGCGGCCGAAGTGATCGCCGGCCGGCCGGCCCATATGCAGATTTACGGCGTGGCTGACGGCGATGCCTGGGAGGTCGGGTTGCCGTGCGGCGGCGAGATTGCGGTGCTGATCCAGCCAGTCGGGGAAGGCGGCTTCGCCGCCGATCTGTTCGACCGCATCAGGACCGAAAACGCGCGGGGGCGGGCGTTGGCGCTCGCCACCGATCTCGAAAGCGGCGTGACCCGCGAGGGAATGGAGGAGGGCCGATTCGTCAACCGCTATGATCCGCCGCGTCGTCTGCTGATCGTGGGCGCGGTGCAGATCGCGCAGTCGCTGGTGCCGCTGGCGCAGGCGATCGGCGTGACGCCGGTGGTGATCGATCCGCGCGGCCGCTTCCTGACGGAGGAGCGGTTTCCTGGCGTCGAACTGGACGACCGCTGGCCCGACGAGGCGGTCGCCGCGCGCCTGCCAGGCGAATCGACCGCCATCGTCACGCTGAGTCATGACATCAAGATCGATGATCCGGCGCTTGTCGCGGCGCTGCGCGCGCCGACAGGCTATGTCGCGGCGCTCGGGTCCCGACGCAGCCATGCCGCGAGGCTGGAGCGGCTGGGCGCCATGGGGTTTTCAGCGGAGGATCTGGCACGGATTGACGGGCCGGCTGGGCTGGATATCGGCGCGGTCGGTGCGGCGGAGATTGCGCTGTCGATCACCGCGGGCATGGTCGCAGGGTTCAACGTGAAGCGCTGA
- a CDS encoding CstA-like transporter-associated (seleno)protein, which translates to MTRLLHRFFRTWTHTARLMVGLPDYDAYRRHMADLHPEQPVMDRTQFFRDRQEARYGGKNGGRCC; encoded by the coding sequence ATGACGCGCCTGCTCCACAGATTTTTCCGGACATGGACGCACACCGCGCGGCTGATGGTCGGGCTGCCCGACTATGACGCCTATCGGCGCCACATGGCCGATCTACATCCCGAACAACCCGTCATGGACCGCACCCAATTTTTTCGCGACCGGCAGGAAGCACGTTATGGCGGCAAAAATGGCGGGCGATGCTGCTAG
- a CDS encoding carbon starvation CstA family protein, with protein sequence MTRHLPWLLTAIIGAIALWVVAVSRGEAVNALWIVVAAVSCFLVAYRYYALFIARHVMRLDPSRPPPAIRRADGLDYVATDRTVLFGHHFAAIAGAGPLVGPVLAAQMGYLPGTLWIIVGVVLAGAVQDFMVLFISMRRDGKSLGELIRMEMGQLAGTIALFGAFMIMVIILAVLALIVVKALAESPWGMFTVAATVPLAMLMGAYTRWIRPGRIGEVSILGLIGLLAAIVYGQAIAASPVWGPAFTFTPVQLCWILIGYGAVASVLPVWLLLAPRDYLSTFLKIGAIAALAVGIVIMAPPLKMPALTQFVGGDGPVWAGGLFPFLFITIACGAVSGFHALISSGTTPKLIASETHAPMIGYGAMLMEAFVAIMALVGASILDPGIYFTMNSPAALIGTDAASASAAVTAMGFPITPDLIAQTAKDVGEQSIISRAGGAPTLAVAMAEIFSHVVGGPAMKAFWYHFAILFEALFILTAVDAGTRAGRFMLQDLIALAVPAFKDTKSHVPGIIATGLCVSAWGFFLNQGVTDPLGGVNTLWPVFGISNQMLAAIALMLGTAVLFRMKRDKFAWVTMLPTAWLLICTLSAGWLKLFSADPKVGFLAHAAKFSAAAQSGELLSPAKSMAEMERIIFNDRVDAALVALFLAVVLSILLFTIRTCLAARRIAAPTAREIPAQLVPAE encoded by the coding sequence ATGACCCGCCATCTTCCCTGGCTCCTGACAGCCATCATCGGCGCAATCGCGCTCTGGGTCGTCGCGGTGTCGCGCGGCGAGGCCGTCAATGCGCTCTGGATCGTGGTGGCGGCGGTCAGCTGCTTCCTGGTCGCCTATCGCTATTATGCCCTGTTCATCGCGCGCCATGTGATGCGGCTCGATCCGTCGCGGCCCCCCCCCGCGATCCGCCGCGCCGACGGCCTCGACTATGTTGCGACCGACCGCACCGTGCTGTTCGGCCATCATTTCGCGGCGATCGCCGGCGCGGGGCCGCTTGTCGGCCCGGTGCTGGCGGCGCAGATGGGCTATCTGCCCGGCACGCTGTGGATCATCGTCGGCGTGGTGCTGGCGGGCGCGGTGCAGGACTTCATGGTCCTCTTCATCTCCATGCGTCGCGACGGCAAGTCGCTGGGCGAACTGATCCGCATGGAAATGGGGCAGCTTGCAGGCACCATCGCCCTGTTCGGCGCCTTCATGATCATGGTCATCATCCTCGCCGTGCTGGCGCTGATCGTGGTCAAGGCGCTTGCCGAAAGCCCATGGGGCATGTTCACGGTCGCCGCCACCGTGCCGCTCGCCATGCTGATGGGCGCCTATACCCGCTGGATCAGGCCCGGCCGCATCGGCGAAGTGTCGATCCTGGGCCTGATCGGCCTGCTCGCCGCCATCGTCTATGGCCAGGCTATTGCCGCCTCGCCCGTCTGGGGTCCGGCTTTCACCTTCACGCCCGTCCAGCTCTGCTGGATATTGATCGGCTATGGCGCGGTCGCCTCCGTCCTGCCGGTCTGGCTGCTTCTGGCGCCGCGCGACTATCTGTCGACCTTCCTCAAGATCGGCGCGATCGCAGCGCTGGCCGTCGGCATCGTCATCATGGCCCCGCCTCTGAAGATGCCGGCGCTGACCCAGTTCGTCGGCGGCGACGGCCCGGTCTGGGCCGGCGGCCTCTTCCCCTTCCTGTTCATCACCATCGCCTGTGGCGCGGTGTCGGGCTTCCACGCTCTGATTTCCAGCGGCACCACGCCCAAGCTGATCGCCAGCGAGACCCATGCGCCGATGATCGGCTATGGCGCGATGCTGATGGAGGCGTTCGTGGCGATCATGGCGCTGGTGGGCGCGTCGATCCTAGACCCCGGCATCTATTTCACGATGAACAGCCCCGCCGCGCTGATCGGGACGGACGCCGCCAGCGCGTCCGCCGCCGTCACCGCAATGGGCTTCCCGATCACGCCTGACCTCATCGCCCAGACGGCGAAGGATGTGGGCGAACAGAGTATCATCAGCCGTGCGGGCGGCGCGCCGACGCTGGCGGTGGCGATGGCGGAGATATTCTCCCATGTCGTCGGCGGCCCGGCCATGAAGGCCTTCTGGTATCATTTCGCGATATTGTTCGAGGCCTTGTTCATCCTGACCGCCGTGGACGCCGGCACCCGCGCCGGGCGTTTCATGCTCCAGGACCTGATCGCGCTCGCCGTCCCCGCGTTCAAGGACACGAAAAGCCACGTCCCCGGCATCATCGCCACGGGCCTGTGCGTTTCGGCCTGGGGCTTCTTCCTCAACCAGGGCGTCACCGATCCGCTGGGCGGGGTGAACACGCTCTGGCCGGTGTTCGGCATTTCCAACCAGATGCTCGCCGCCATCGCGCTGATGCTGGGGACCGCCGTGCTCTTCCGCATGAAACGGGACAAGTTCGCCTGGGTCACCATGTTGCCGACCGCCTGGCTGCTGATCTGCACCCTGTCCGCGGGCTGGCTCAAGCTCTTCTCGGCCGATCCCAAGGTCGGATTCCTGGCCCATGCCGCCAAGTTCAGCGCTGCGGCTCAGTCCGGCGAACTGCTCAGCCCGGCAAAGTCGATGGCGGAGATGGAGCGCATCATCTTCAACGACAGGGTCGATGCGGCGCTGGTCGCGCTATTCCTGGCGGTGGTGCTCTCGATCCTCCTCTTCACGATCCGGACCTGCCTGGCCGCGCGCCGGATCGCTGCTCCCACCGCGCGCGAAATCCCGGCGCAACTGGTGCCGGCGGAATGA
- a CDS encoding metallophosphoesterase, protein MTATSEGGLTIAAIGDLHVTDTSEHKYRDMFAEISEKADVLALCGDLTNFGKTREAEILAEDLHACTIPTVAVLGNHDHECGQPEEVARILHGAGVTLLDEQAVEIRGVGFAGVKGFVGGFGRGELGAFGERAIKGFVEESINEARKLENALRSLRTDRVAAVLHYAPIADTVMGEPPEIFPFLGSSRLADAIDRFDNVRFAVHGHAHRGAFEGKTRRGVPVYNCAQFVVSEQFGRPYALIAV, encoded by the coding sequence ATGACCGCAACAAGTGAGGGCGGCCTGACCATAGCCGCGATCGGCGACCTGCATGTGACCGACACGTCGGAGCATAAATATCGGGACATGTTCGCCGAGATTTCGGAAAAGGCCGACGTGCTGGCCTTGTGCGGCGATCTCACCAATTTCGGCAAGACGCGGGAGGCGGAGATACTGGCCGAAGATCTGCACGCCTGCACTATCCCCACGGTCGCGGTGCTGGGGAATCATGATCATGAATGCGGCCAGCCGGAGGAAGTGGCGCGCATCCTTCATGGCGCGGGCGTCACCCTGCTGGACGAGCAGGCGGTGGAGATAAGGGGTGTGGGCTTTGCCGGGGTGAAGGGCTTTGTCGGCGGCTTTGGCCGGGGCGAACTGGGTGCCTTCGGTGAAAGGGCGATCAAGGGGTTCGTCGAGGAATCGATCAACGAAGCGCGCAAACTGGAAAATGCGCTGCGCAGCCTGCGCACCGACCGGGTGGCGGCGGTGCTCCATTATGCCCCGATTGCGGACACCGTGATGGGCGAGCCGCCCGAAATCTTCCCCTTCCTCGGCTCCTCGCGCCTGGCCGACGCGATCGACCGGTTCGACAATGTACGCTTCGCTGTCCATGGCCATGCCCATCGCGGCGCTTTCGAGGGCAAGACGCGGCGCGGCGTCCCGGTCTATAATTGCGCGCAGTTTGTGGTGTCGGAACAGTTCGGCCGCCCCTATGCGCTGATCGCGGTATAG
- a CDS encoding DUF192 domain-containing protein has product MTRFAALLALALPAACSSPPRAADTAASAQENRNALVPVVIRTAGGARRFAVEVARTPQEQEKGLMFRKELPDDGGMLFPMEPPRTASFWMKDTLIPLDMLFVRTDGTIALLKAEAEPYSRIPVSAGVPVAAVLELRGGRAAELGIGEGDRVAWGGCAVPGEKLTTDLNFCPAPAR; this is encoded by the coding sequence ATGACCCGCTTTGCCGCCTTGCTCGCCCTCGCTCTTCCTGCCGCCTGTTCCAGCCCCCCGCGCGCCGCCGATACCGCCGCATCCGCGCAGGAGAATAGGAACGCGCTCGTCCCGGTCGTCATCCGCACCGCTGGTGGCGCCCGTCGCTTCGCCGTGGAGGTCGCGCGCACGCCCCAGGAACAGGAAAAGGGGCTGATGTTCCGCAAAGAGCTGCCGGATGACGGCGGGATGCTCTTTCCCATGGAGCCGCCGCGCACGGCCAGCTTCTGGATGAAGGACACACTGATCCCGCTCGACATGCTCTTCGTCCGCACCGACGGCACCATCGCCTTGCTCAAGGCCGAAGCCGAACCTTATTCGCGCATACCCGTGTCCGCCGGCGTGCCGGTGGCGGCGGTGCTCGAACTGCGCGGCGGGCGCGCGGCGGAACTGGGCATCGGCGAAGGCGACCGGGTCGCCTGGGGCGGCTGCGCGGTGCCGGGGGAAAAGCTCACGACCGACCTCAATTTCTGTCCCGCCCCGGCGCGATAG
- a CDS encoding NADH:ubiquinone oxidoreductase subunit NDUFA12 — MGILANIFTWWNGATFGTWLFTTRKGTKVGEDHQGNVYYEGGTDPNGLTRRWVIYNGANDASRVPAEWHGWLHHSIEGAPESFLPPPRIWEREYTPNATGTANAYRPSGALEKGGQRQKATGDYEAWSPDAA, encoded by the coding sequence ATGGGAATCCTGGCTAACATCTTCACCTGGTGGAATGGCGCCACCTTCGGCACCTGGCTCTTCACGACCCGCAAGGGCACCAAGGTGGGCGAAGACCATCAGGGCAATGTCTATTATGAAGGCGGCACCGACCCCAATGGCCTGACCCGCCGCTGGGTGATCTACAACGGCGCCAATGACGCGAGCCGCGTGCCGGCCGAGTGGCATGGCTGGCTGCATCATTCGATCGAGGGCGCGCCCGAAAGCTTCCTGCCGCCGCCGCGTATCTGGGAACGGGAATATACCCCCAACGCGACCGGCACCGCCAACGCCTATCGCCCGTCGGGCGCGCTCGAAAAGGGCGGCCAGCGCCAGAAGGCGACCGGCGACTATGAGGCGTGGAGCCCCGACGCGGCATGA
- the aat gene encoding leucyl/phenylalanyl-tRNA--protein transferase, which translates to MMIDPLILLQAYSIGVFPMSDDRDAREVYWVEPKYRAILPLEGFHLSHSLAKVIRRERFRVTANRAFGEILALCAQAAADRPSTWINHEIERAYRDLHARGFAHSVEVWEGEELVGGLYGVALGQAFFGESMVSRRTDASKVALAWLVARLRFAGFTLLDCQFMTDHLRSMGAIEISQRDYLQLLGAAVAGVPLGVGADPLSAGSGLAAELAFAPLAGEAADTGSPLPPSLTVSGPVSGHSIAQLLTQTS; encoded by the coding sequence ATGATGATCGACCCGCTGATCCTGTTGCAGGCCTATTCCATCGGCGTCTTCCCCATGTCGGACGATCGCGACGCGCGCGAGGTCTACTGGGTCGAGCCAAAATATCGCGCCATATTGCCACTGGAGGGCTTTCACCTCTCCCACTCGCTGGCCAAAGTGATTCGCCGCGAACGGTTCCGCGTCACCGCGAACCGCGCCTTCGGCGAGATATTGGCGCTTTGCGCGCAGGCCGCGGCGGATCGCCCCTCCACCTGGATCAACCATGAGATAGAGCGCGCATATCGCGATCTCCATGCGCGCGGCTTCGCCCATTCGGTCGAGGTCTGGGAGGGCGAGGAACTGGTTGGCGGGCTCTATGGCGTGGCGCTCGGCCAGGCGTTTTTCGGCGAATCCATGGTGTCGCGCCGCACCGACGCGTCAAAGGTCGCGCTGGCCTGGCTGGTGGCGCGACTGCGCTTTGCCGGCTTCACCCTGCTCGACTGCCAGTTCATGACCGATCATCTGCGCTCCATGGGCGCGATCGAGATCAGCCAGCGCGATTATCTTCAGTTATTGGGCGCGGCGGTCGCGGGCGTACCGCTGGGCGTAGGCGCGGACCCGCTGTCGGCCGGTTCGGGGCTGGCGGCCGAACTGGCGTTCGCCCCGCTCGCAGGAGAGGCGGCGGACACCGGCTCGCCCTTGCCGCCCAGCTTGACCGTGTCAGGGCCGGTTTCCGGCCATTCCATCGCACAGCTCCTGACCCAGACGTCATAG
- a CDS encoding dipeptidase: MKNICLALLPLLLAIPSVHAADAPVAGPYAARIDKLLKATPLIDGHNDWPEALAEKAKDARWTMDLTRLDPKQYHTDITRLRAGGVGGQFWSVWVSADLPQVQQVKDTLDQIGMVHSLVARYPQHFRLARTAADMRAAHRAGRIGSLIGVEGGGQIDGSLAVLRAYRELGASYLTLTHSRTIAWADSATDNPQHDGLTPFGEAVVHELNRLGMLVDLSHVSEATMLDALRVTKAPVIFSHSNARALCNTSRNVSDRVLKQVAVNGGVVMVNFAAQYVSEARRVWGSDRSAEITRNNAPPFGGLHIGDPDAAARALADWERANPEPVTTIGQVADHVEHIVRQAGIDHVGIGSDFDGVGALPQGLSGVETYPALFAELMRRGWSDGDIAKLAGENVLRVMAAAEKVAASMKGEPQGHAVLAVAKE, from the coding sequence ATGAAAAACATATGCTTGGCGCTGCTGCCGCTCCTCCTCGCCATTCCCTCCGTGCACGCTGCTGACGCTCCGGTCGCCGGTCCCTATGCCGCGCGGATCGACAAGCTGCTGAAGGCCACGCCGCTGATCGATGGCCATAATGACTGGCCGGAGGCGCTGGCGGAGAAGGCGAAGGACGCCCGCTGGACGATGGACCTGACCCGGCTCGACCCGAAGCAATATCATACCGACATCACCCGCCTGCGCGCCGGCGGCGTCGGGGGGCAATTCTGGTCGGTATGGGTGTCGGCGGATCTGCCGCAGGTGCAGCAGGTGAAGGACACGCTCGACCAGATCGGCATGGTCCACAGCCTCGTCGCCCGCTATCCGCAGCATTTCCGGTTGGCCCGCACCGCCGCCGACATGCGCGCCGCGCACAGGGCAGGGCGGATCGGATCGCTGATCGGGGTCGAGGGCGGTGGCCAGATCGACGGCAGCCTGGCGGTGCTGCGCGCCTATCGGGAATTGGGCGCTTCCTATCTGACTCTGACCCACAGCCGCACCATCGCATGGGCCGACAGCGCGACCGACAATCCGCAGCATGATGGTCTCACCCCCTTCGGCGAGGCGGTGGTGCATGAACTGAACCGGCTGGGGATGCTGGTCGACCTCAGCCATGTCAGCGAAGCGACGATGCTCGACGCGCTGCGCGTGACGAAGGCGCCCGTGATTTTCTCCCATTCCAATGCCCGCGCGCTCTGCAACACGTCGCGCAACGTGTCGGACAGGGTGCTCAAGCAGGTCGCGGTCAATGGCGGCGTGGTGATGGTCAATTTCGCGGCCCAATATGTGTCCGAAGCGCGCCGCGTCTGGGGATCGGACCGCAGCGCCGAAATCACCCGCAACAACGCCCCGCCTTTCGGCGGCCTGCATATCGGCGACCCGGACGCGGCGGCGAGGGCGCTGGCCGACTGGGAAAGGGCGAACCCGGAGCCGGTGACGACCATCGGCCAGGTCGCCGATCATGTCGAGCATATCGTCAGACAAGCCGGCATCGACCATGTCGGGATCGGCAGCGACTTCGACGGGGTGGGCGCGCTGCCCCAGGGGCTGAGCGGCGTCGAAACCTATCCCGCCCTGTTCGCCGAGTTGATGCGCCGCGGCTGGAGCGACGGCGACATCGCCAAGCTGGCCGGGGAGAATGTGCTGCGTGTCATGGCGGCGGCGGAAAAGGTCGCGGCAAGCATGAAGGGCGAGCCGCAGGGCCATGCGGTGCTGGCGGTGGCCAAAGAATAA